The region CGCCGATCATCGCCAGCAGGAACGGTAATTCGACCGCGCTGCCGATCACCGAAGGCTGCACGACATTGTCGCCGATCGTCATGACCGTCGCCCCGAACGCGAAGAGCACGGCGCCCGCGAGGACATGCCCGGTCGAGAGCAGGATCAGGCTGGCGAGGCCGAAGATCAGCCACGCGCCGAACGGGATCAGCGCGAGAATGACCGTGAAGGTGGCGAACAGCAGAGGCTGGGGCACGCCGGCGACGGCGTAGCCGATGCCGATGATGCCGCCCTCGACCACGGAGACGAGAATGGTGCCATTGACGGTGGCCCGGACCGCGCCGGTCATTCGGGACAGGAATTCTCCCCCGAAAGCGCCGAACATGCCGATGAAGATCGTGCGCGCCTTCACGGCGATCGTCCGGCCGCTGGCGAGCAGCGAAACCAAGGCGAGCAAAGTCACCAGGAACAGTGCCGATTCGCGTGCCACCTCGCCGCCGATCGAGCGGGTCCAGCCCAGGATCGATCCCGCGCTGAGCGTGCCGAGCAGGGCATTGGCCGCCTGCGGGTTGGCGACATGCTCCTGCCAATAGGTGGCCACGCGCGCGCCGATCAGCGGTATGCCGGGCAGCCATGAGGGAGCGGCGATGCCGAACTGTTGCGCGTGTTTCAGCCAGGCGATCGCGCCGTCGCTTTCCTGTGCCAGCGTGACTGCGGCGAGCGAGAGCGGCAGGACGACCAGCAATGCGGTGGCCAGGGTGAAGCCGAGCGCGATCGTGCCGGGATGTCGAGGAAAGCGCTTGATGGCGCGGCGATATAGCGGCCATTCGGCGATCGCGAGGACCGCGGCCCAGGCGATCGGGGTGAGGAATTCGAGCGCCATCCACAAGGCGAGCAAAACGATCGCAATGGTCAGCACGATCTGCCGCTGGTGAACGCCGTTGGATCGGGGATTGGACATGATCAGGTAGCCGCCTTCCGGTGCGGATATTGGCAGATTGTAACCTGTAGCGCACTAAATATGGTTGGCGCGCAAGGACCTGCCGGCCCGGAGCGGGCCGGGCAGGCAGCGACCGTTTGGACCTTAGTCTATCTCAGCGCCGGCGCGACCACCAGATCGCGATCACGCCGAGCAACGCGAGCAGGGCGCCCTTGACGGCCCATTCGCGCTGATCGAGCATGAAATTGCCCTTGGCCGGCCAGTGCACATAGCCAAGGCCTTGTCCGACCCACAACAGTCCCATCGCCACCGCGACGACGCCGACAACCAGGACGAGGATGCGGGTGAAGGGCATGTCAGCGCTTGTCCACGGGGACGTAATCCCGCTGCGTCGGGCCGGTGTAGAGCTGGCGCGGACGACCGATCTTCTGCTCCGGATCGGCGATCATCTCGTTCCACTGAGCGACCCAGCCAACGGTGCGGGCGAGTGCGAACAGGGCCGTGAACATGGTGGTCGGGAATCCGATCGCCGAGAGGATTACGCCGGAGTAGAAATCGACGTTGGGAAACAGCTTCTTTTCAATGAAATAGGGATCGCTGAGCGCCATTTCCTCGAGCTTCAGCGCGACGTCGAACACGGGATCGGTGACACCGAGTTCGCCGAGCACCTCGCGCACGGTTTGCTGCATCACGGTCGCGCGGGGATCGTAATTCTTATAGACGCGGTGGCCGAAGCCCATCAGGCGGAACGGATCGTTCTTGTCCTTGGCGCGGGCGATGAATTCCGGAATCCGGTCGACCGTGCCGATCTCGCGCAGCATGTTGAGCGCGGCTTCGTTGGCGCCGCCATGCGCCGGACCCCACAGACAGGCGATACCCGCCGCGATGCAGGCGAACGGATTCGCGCCTGACGAACCGGCGAGACGCACGGTCGAGGTCGAGGCGTTCTGTTCGTGATCGGCGTGCAGGATGAAGATGCGGTCCATCGCCTTCTCGACGATCGGGTTCACCACATAGGGCTCGGCCGGGACGCCGAAGGTCATGCGCAGGAAGTTGCCGGTGTAGCTGAGCGAATTGTCCGGATAGAGGAACGGCTGACCGGTCGAATATTTATACGCCATCGCCGCGATCGTCGGCATCTTGGCGATCAGGCGGTGGCTGGCGATCATGCGCTGCTGCGGATCGGTGATGTCGGTCGAATCGTGGTAGAAGGCCGACAGCGCGCCGACGACGCCGCACATGATCGCCATCGGATGCGCATCGCGCCGGAAGCCGCGATAGAAGGTCGCGAGTTGTTCGTGCAGCATCGTGTGGCGGCTGATCGTGTGGCTGAACGTGTCCAGCTCGTCCTTCGACGGCAGTTCGCCGTTCAAAAGGAGGTAGCTGACCTCCATGAAGCTGGAATCCTCGGCGAGCTGGCCGATCGGATAGCCGCGATGCAGCAGCACGCCTTCGTCACCGTCGATATAGGTGATCGCCGAATCGCACGAAGCGGTGGACGTGAAGCCCGGATCGTAGGTGAACTTGCCGGTCTGGGCATAGAGTTTGCGGATGTCGATCACGTCCGGCCCGACGGTGCCCGACAGGACGGCGCTTTCGATTTCCTTGCCGCCGACGCTCAGCTTTGCGGTCTCGCTCATACTACGTCCTTTTCTCGTAGCCCGTTCAGGCGTTCATGTGATCGGCGATCCGGCCGAGGCTTTCCTCACGCCCGAGCAATACGAGCACGTCGAAAATCCCCGGCGAGGTCTTCTTGCCCGTCAGCGCAGCCCGGAGGGGCTGTGCGACCTGGCCGAGCTTGACCCCGGATTGCTCGGCGACCTGCCGAACCGCGTCTTCGAGTTTCTCCGTATCCCAGCCGTCCAGCGCGTCAAGCGCGCTGTGTGCGGTTGCGAGAATGACGGAAGCCTCACCCTTCAGCAGATCGGCGGCGGCGGGGTCGATTTCAAGCGGCCGTACCGCAAACAGGAAGGCGGTGGCGGCGGTCAGCTCGTTGAGATTGGCCGCGCGGGGTTTCAGCGACGGCATCGCACGGACGATCAGATCGTGCTGCGCCTGCGAAGGCACGAAGCCCAACTTGCCCGCGACGAGCGCCGCGAGACGGGCGTCATCCGACTCCCGCATGTAATGGCCGTTGAGGTTTTCGAGCTTCTTGAGATCGAAGCGCGACGGCGATTTGCCGACGCCGGAAAGGTCGAACCACGCAATCGCCTGTTCGCGGCTGATGACCTCGTCGTCGCCGTGCCCCCAACCGAGCCTGAGCAGGTAGTTGTCCAATGCCTCGGGCAGGATGCCGAGTCCGTCGCGATACGAATCGACCCCAACCGCGCCGTGGCGCTTGCTGAGCTTGGCGCCGTCGGTGCCGTGGATCAGCGGGATGTGGGCGTAGATCGGCTCGGGCCAGCCCATGCCGCGGATCACGGCCAGTTGGCGGAAGGCGTTGTTGAGGTGATCGTCGCCGCGGATGACGTGGGTAACGCCCATGTCGTGATCGTCGACGACGACCGCGAGCATATAGGTCGGCGTGCCATCCGACCGGAGCAAGACGAAATCGTCGAGCTCGGCATTCTGCACGGTGACCGCGCCCTGAACCTTGTCGTCGATCGTGGTCGCGCCGTTTTTCGGTGCCTTGATGCGGACGACGAACGGCGCGCCTTGCGGGGCGTCGCTATCCGGGCGGTCGCGCCAGCGACCGTCATAGCGCATCGGCTGTTTGGCGGCCTTCTGGGACTCGCGCAAAACGGTCAGTTCTTCGGGCGTGGCATAGCATTTGTACGCATTGCCGCTGGCG is a window of Sphingomonas sp. Leaf357 DNA encoding:
- the gltX gene encoding glutamate--tRNA ligase produces the protein MGATNEAGAADQATPPATKVVTRFAPSPTGFLHIGGARTALFNWLYARHHGGDFLLRIEDTDRARSTQPAIDAILDSMMWLGLDWDGDAVYQFARAARHAEVAKQLLASGNAYKCYATPEELTVLRESQKAAKQPMRYDGRWRDRPDSDAPQGAPFVVRIKAPKNGATTIDDKVQGAVTVQNAELDDFVLLRSDGTPTYMLAVVVDDHDMGVTHVIRGDDHLNNAFRQLAVIRGMGWPEPIYAHIPLIHGTDGAKLSKRHGAVGVDSYRDGLGILPEALDNYLLRLGWGHGDDEVISREQAIAWFDLSGVGKSPSRFDLKKLENLNGHYMRESDDARLAALVAGKLGFVPSQAQHDLIVRAMPSLKPRAANLNELTAATAFLFAVRPLEIDPAAADLLKGEASVILATAHSALDALDGWDTEKLEDAVRQVAEQSGVKLGQVAQPLRAALTGKKTSPGIFDVLVLLGREESLGRIADHMNA
- a CDS encoding citrate synthase, whose translation is MSETAKLSVGGKEIESAVLSGTVGPDVIDIRKLYAQTGKFTYDPGFTSTASCDSAITYIDGDEGVLLHRGYPIGQLAEDSSFMEVSYLLLNGELPSKDELDTFSHTISRHTMLHEQLATFYRGFRRDAHPMAIMCGVVGALSAFYHDSTDITDPQQRMIASHRLIAKMPTIAAMAYKYSTGQPFLYPDNSLSYTGNFLRMTFGVPAEPYVVNPIVEKAMDRIFILHADHEQNASTSTVRLAGSSGANPFACIAAGIACLWGPAHGGANEAALNMLREIGTVDRIPEFIARAKDKNDPFRLMGFGHRVYKNYDPRATVMQQTVREVLGELGVTDPVFDVALKLEEMALSDPYFIEKKLFPNVDFYSGVILSAIGFPTTMFTALFALARTVGWVAQWNEMIADPEQKIGRPRQLYTGPTQRDYVPVDKR
- a CDS encoding AI-2E family transporter, which produces MSNPRSNGVHQRQIVLTIAIVLLALWMALEFLTPIAWAAVLAIAEWPLYRRAIKRFPRHPGTIALGFTLATALLVVLPLSLAAVTLAQESDGAIAWLKHAQQFGIAAPSWLPGIPLIGARVATYWQEHVANPQAANALLGTLSAGSILGWTRSIGGEVARESALFLVTLLALVSLLASGRTIAVKARTIFIGMFGAFGGEFLSRMTGAVRATVNGTILVSVVEGGIIGIGYAVAGVPQPLLFATFTVILALIPFGAWLIFGLASLILLSTGHVLAGAVLFAFGATVMTIGDNVVQPSVIGSAVELPFLLAMIGAFGGLAELGLVGLFVGPVIMAALLLVLQEWLEPAKPEQAPRTAA